The genomic region AAGGTGATCTTGTCGGCAGTTTCCGGGAGGAAGTCGCTCACCCCTTTGGGGAGCGGAGCTTCAATACATGAGGGGTTAGTCACGGGGTTGTCCTAAGGTATGTCGGTACCGCTGAAGCTGGCGAAAAAACGAGAAATCGTAACAGTATGGCAGGGGGAAGTCAACGATTAATTCCCCCTGCCATACTGTCCCCTATTCTGCCCGGATGATCCTGACCAGGCTTCCGCCCTTGCCGCCCAGGCCGCTCTTCTGGGTTACCTCCAGAAGTACCATTTCGCGGGTGCGCTGGTTGAAGTCGTAGTCGGCCAGGTAGTTCTGGCTTGCCTTGGTTCTCCAGGCCTCCTCCAGAGAGGATCCGTTCCAGGCGAAGGAGACCATGGAGTACCTGGAGTAGGAGCGGGCGTTGCCAAGCACGAAGAAACCGGCGTTCTGCGGTACCAGCACCTCGCCCTTTTCGGTGACCGTGATCCGCTGGTCGATGAACCTGGTACGGAACGGGGTTCCCGAGCTCCTCTCGTTTTCCATGTCGCGGCGCTGGAAGTAGGTCTCGGAACCGCCGAACTTGTCGCTGCTTCTCCAGATCTCGTCTCCGTCCCCATAGACCAGCAGGTACCCGCTGTCGTTGAAGCAGGTGAGGTACGATTTGCCAGACTGGTCGCGGAACAGGTTGAAGTTGAAGATGTTGGCAAAGCGCGGCATCTTGATCGAGTTGCCGAGCTTGATGGCGCCGTCGGCGAAGGTCGCCTCGTAAACGTCGCCGTAGTAGTCTTCGCTGCGACCCATCTGCTGGGCGAAGAGCAGCTTCTTCCCGCCGTAGGGGGCAAGGCCGCGGAACATGTAGGGGAGATCCTGGGCAACCAGCTTCAAGGTGCCGTTCTGGATGGAGTAGACGCGGGAAGAAGGGGCCTCGCGGTCAACGATGGTCACGAAGGCCAGCACCTTCCCCTCCTGGTCGGGGCCGATGGCGTCGATCCCCAGCAGCTTTTGGCGCTCGGGGAGCGCAGCTTGCGCCAAAAGGACCAGCTTGTCGCTTTTTTTGTAAAGGTAGAGGGCATCCTCGCCGGCGACGAGGATTTCATCGCTCCCCCACGAGGTGATCGCGCTCTTGGCGCCGGCGATGCGTTGGCTGGTCCAGCCGGGCGTCACTTCGCTGCGCAGCAGGTCGGAGGCGGGCGCCTTGATGATCTGGGAGGAAACCGAGGGCTGTATTGCGGCGGGCGCGGCCGGAGTTGCGGGGAGCTGGTACTGCTTCACGATCTCCCCCTTGAGTTTGGCGGAGATCTTCCCGACCGCGGGGATCAATGCGTCGATGCTCTCTCCCTGCTCGTAAGCGGCTGCAAGCGGTTTCCCTGCGGCGCTTTTCGCGCTGGCGTCCAGGCTGAACATCTTGCCGAGCTGAGTGTAGCTTCCGTTTACAACCACGTCTGCCTCGGCGGGGGTTTCGACGGCTACGAGGCCGTCTCCGGAGAGGCGCGAGGATATAAGGCGCTTCAATGTGGTTTTGAGGTCGGCCGAGTCGCCGCCGGAGACGGTGAAGTCGGCGACGTAGGCGCGGATATTTTCTGCAGATGCTACGAGCGGGATGAACAGAGAGCTGAGGAGAATCAGGGTGAGGGCGAATGTTTTTTTCATGATTGCTCCGCTTATTCCGGGAATTTAAAGACCCGGAATTATCGCAGAGCGGCCCGCTTTAGTCAAACGGTTTCGCGCCTGAAGCACGGTTGGATTAAGCAATGACAGATAAAAAAAGCGGGCCGCACAGCCCGCCTTTTTCGGCACCTCAAAGTGTCTTTGATCGCCTTACTTGCCAGGTTTTTCCAGGTCTCTCAGGAGCTCTTGAGTCTCAGTCAGTTTCTGTTGCAATTTTTTCAACTCTTGAGGGGAGTAGACCTTGGTTCCTTTCTTGATTTCATTGTCTAATCGCTGCATCCGTTTGTAAATATCGTCCACCTGGTCGGTGCAGTTCTTTGACGCGAGCAGGCACTCGTTTTTCTGGGACTGGGTCGGCTGTGCCGGTACCGTGGCAGCAGTTCCAACCAGCAGTACCGTCGTCAGCATAGCTATTGTTTTACGCATGATAAGCCCTCCTTATTTCATGTCTTAGAGTTGGATCAGCTGTCTGGCTTTTCCAAGGTGCGGAGAATCTCGCTGGTCTCCCTCAGCTTGTCCTGAAGCTTTTTCAGCTCCTGGGGGGAGTAGACCCTGTTCCCTTTTTTGATCTCCTTGTTGAGCTTGTGGATCCTGTTTCTGATGTCGTCCACCTGGTCCATGCAGTTTTTCGAAGCGAGGAGGCATTCGTCCTTCTGGTCGGAGGTAGTCTGGGCGAAAGCTGGGACCGAAGACAGCGTGAAGAGGGTTGCTGCCAAAATCATTGCCATCTTTCTCATAAAGACTCCTTTGCAGAATGGGTTATAAAGCACCAAAGCATTAAAACACGGAAGTTTTTCTTGTCAACAGGCAAAGCAAAAAGTAGCTTTCAGTATGAAAGCAGCCAAGTTGCAAGTACGGGCGCTGCAGTGGCTATCACGGGCTATCGGGGGAGGGCCCTTCAATGCGAGCACGTTCCGTAGCTCACACAGGAAGGGGTAACGTAACTGGGGATTAACCAAGCCGCAGTGCCGAACGCAGAAAAGGCCGGAGAGTAACCTCTCCGGCCTTTTCTTGGTCAGACTTTTTCCGCCTGTTGATCAGGCGTAGTTTGTCTCAGTTAAAACAGGTAGCTCACCTGTACGTTGAAGAGGTACGGGTCGTCCGGGTTGCCTGCGGGATCGTCGAAGGCGTCGCCGAGGAAGACGTAAGCAGCAGCCACGCTGGTGCTCAGGTTGTCATAGATCTTGTAGCCGACCTGGGCGTTGACCTCGGTACCGAGGCTGCTCTTCTCGCCGGCGCGCTTCTCGGAAGTTGCCATGTAGCCGAGGTTGGCGTTGTAGAAGACCTTGTTGGCGGTACCCTCGTACCCTGCGAAGACACCGTAGGTGCCGCGCCCTTCTGCGGTCATGTCGTTGTTGAGCACAGAGGTAGAGGTGTTGGTCGCCTGGTTGGGGCGGACCAGCAGCCACATGTTAGCCGGGTTGAAGTAGGTGGTTGCTGCGGTGACTGTCTGGAAGGAATCTGTGTCGCCGGTGGTGTTCTTGTCGCCGGAGAGGTAGTAGCCAGCGAAGTTGACAGCACCCGGGCCGACCTTTACTTTGCCGGAGGCGCCCAAGACGTATGCAGAGATGTCGTCGTTGGCGTTCAGTTCGCCGAACTGATAAGCTGCGAAAGGTTTGACGACTACGTCGCCGAATTTAAGGTCAGCGTTCACGCCGAGCATGTGCAAGAGCTCAAAGTCGCCAACGCCGGGGGTGGCGGCTGCGCCAAGTCTAGCCCCAGTATCGTTCTGGATGTTGTAGTAGGACGCACCCACGGTCATGTCCTTGTTGAGGGCGAATTTGCCATCGAGGACGATAAGGTCGGCGGTGAACTGGCCGGCGCCGGTGTTGGTCCCGGTGGGCAGCGTGTTGTCGTCGAAGCGGAACCAGCCAAGCGACACGGTAGCCGGGTCGAATTTCTTGGTGGCGTACACGCCGGTCATGTCGGCGGAGAGGAAGAGGCTGCCGTAGGCGTCGGTCCAGGGCTGCATGCCGACCTTGAAGTTGGTGGAGGTGTTCGGCTCGTTGAAGTCGAGGTAGATGTTCTTGGTCTCGAGGGTCAGCTGGTCGGCGTCGAGGTTGCCGGAGTCGTTGCCGGTGCCGATGCCCTTGTAGCCGCCGGTCACGCCGCCGAAGCGGGTGTCGAGCTCGAAGTGAGTTACGAGTTTCAGGTTGTCGTTGGCCTTGGCGATGTACATAAGGCGTGCGCGCTGCTCAGCGAAGAAACCGGAGTGGGCGTCGCTGTTGAGGTTCACGGTCCCGCTGTTGCCGCCGGTGAGGCTGTTGGACTGATAACCCATGAACTTGAACATCCCGTGGAACTCGTTCTCCAGCGCCATCGCCGGTACGGCGGTTGCTGCGGAGAGAGCAGTGACTGCTGCAAATGCAAGCATCTTCTTTTGAAAGCTCATCGTTTACCTCCTGGGTTGGTTGTTAAAACTCGATTGAAGTTACCGCCTTGGTACAGTTATCCGAAAAACGGATACTCATATCTTTGCAAAAAAAGCTCTCACCTAAGTCACGGCTAATAACCCTGACAAATTTGAGAGCTTTAATATACTACTTGAGCGGCCTGTTTGTCTTTGCAACGATATAGTCCTCCACTTCCTGAAAGAAGATCTCGCCAATCAGCCAGTACAGCCTTTCCCAATGAGCAAACCACTGTTATATAAAACTGTCGCCACTATATAATTATTCAAACAAAAGTCAATAAAAAAATCCCGACTCATGAAATTGCAGTTTCTGAATGTCTCAGTGACTGTGGTGGTCAGCCTCACACAGTTCCGTCAGCACACCGCCGCTGCTTTTGGGGTGGATGAAGGCGATACGCGCGCCGTGGGCGCCGTTGCGGGGAACGGCGTCGATCATGCGGGTACCTTTGGCCACCAGGGAGGCAATGGCTGCCTCGATATCCTCGACCCCGTAGGCCACGTGATGCACCCCCGGCCCGTTCTTCTCAAGGAACTTGGCCACCGGGCTCTCCGGGGAGGTCGGCTCCAGCAGTTCTATCTTGGATTCGCCCACAGACAGAAAGGCGACGCGTACTAGTTGACTGGGAACTTCTTCTGTACCTGAGAAGGTCATCCCAAGGCTGTCGCGGTAAAAAGGTAGAGCTTCCTCAAGAGAAGTGACGGCAACTCCGATGTGATTTATCTTAGATAGCATTAATATTCCTTTTGTTCATCGTCGGTCATTGACTGACGGAAATAGATGATAGCCGATAAAAAATAAAGTGCAAGTAGCAGAGCTAAAGTTTATCAAAATTGTGACATTCAGGCTTTTCCGTATGTCTTATTGTGGTTGACGAAACAGATAAAAAGAGAGATTCAAGGCAGGTTCGAACTGTAGGAGAAACAGTTTAACTTCTGACGGGAGCGGTTCTCTTCGATCATGATTTTGCATCATCTCGGAATGGAACACCGCTCCCGCCAGCGTGTCTGATTGTGTCGATTTTTCAGCTAATTGTCGTCCTGTTTAAAGAACAACGGTCTCCCTGTGGATGCCGAAGACCCCCCTCATTACGTTGGCGATCTCGCCCAGGGTGGCGTAGGTCTTCACCGCGTCGAGGATGAACGGCATCAGGTTGTCGGTTCCGCGGGCCGCCTGCTCCAGCGCCTTGAGGGATGCCTCGACCTTGGCGCTGTCGCGTCCCTCTTTCATCTTGGCAAGGGAAGCCTTCTGCTTCACCTCGACCTCGTCGGTTACCTTCAAAAGCCCTTGCGGCGCCCCCTCCTCGACGGTGAACTTGTTCACGCCGACGATGATGGTCTCGTTTTTCTCGATGGAGCGCTGGTAGGCGTAGGCGGAATCCTGGATCTCTTTCTGCTGGAATCCCCTGGAGATCGCCTCGACTGCGCCGCCCAGGGCATCGATCTTCTCGATGTAGGCAAGCGCCTGCGCCTCGATCTTGTCGGTCAGCGCCTCGACCATGAAGGAGCCGGCCAAGGGGTCGATTGAGTCGGCGACGCCGGACTCGTAGGCGATGACCTGCTGGGTGCGCAGGGCAATCCTCACCGATTCCTCGGTGGGAAGCGCCAGGGCCTCGTCGCGCGAGTTTGTGTGCAGCGACTGGGTCCCGCCGAGCACGGCGGCAAGCGCCTGCAGGGTGACGCGCATGATGTTGTTGTCGGGCTGCTGCGCGGTGAGGGTGCAGCCGGCGGTCTGGGTGTGGAAGCGCAGCATCTGGGAGCGCGGGTCCTTCGCCTTGAAGCGGTCGCGCATGATGCGGGCCCACATGCGGCGGGCGGCGCGGAACTTGGCCACCTCCTCGAGCAGGTCGTTGTGCGCGTTGAAGAAGAAGGCCAGGCGCGGCGCGAACTCGTCCACGTCAAGACCTGCCTTGACCGCCGCCTCGACGTAGGCGATGCCGTCTGCCAGGGTGAAGGCGACTTCCTGCACGGCGGAGGAGCCGGCCTCACGGATGTGGTAGCCGGAGATGCTAATGGTGTTCCACTTGGGGACGTTGTCCTTGCAGTAGGCGAAGATGTCGGTGATGATCCGCATCGACTCCTTCGGTGGGTAGATGTAGGTGCCGCGCGCCATGTACTCCTTGAGGATGTCGTTTTGGATGGTGCCGGAGATCTTGTCGGCGGAAACCCCCTGCTTCTCGGCCACGGCTATGTACATGGCGAGCAGGATCGACGCGGTGGAGTTGATGGTCATCGAGGTGGAGACCTTGTCCAGCGGGATGCCGTCGAAGAGGACCTCCATGTCCGCCAGGGAGTCGATGGCTACCCCGACCTTGCCCACCTCGCCGCGGCTCATCGAGGCGTCGGAGTCGTAACCCATCTGGGTGGGGAGGTCGAAGGCGATGGAGAGGCCGGTCTGGC from Citrifermentans bremense harbors:
- a CDS encoding coiled-coil domain-containing protein, with the protein product MRKMAMILAATLFTLSSVPAFAQTTSDQKDECLLASKNCMDQVDDIRNRIHKLNKEIKKGNRVYSPQELKKLQDKLRETSEILRTLEKPDS
- a CDS encoding alginate export family protein produces the protein MSFQKKMLAFAAVTALSAATAVPAMALENEFHGMFKFMGYQSNSLTGGNSGTVNLNSDAHSGFFAEQRARLMYIAKANDNLKLVTHFELDTRFGGVTGGYKGIGTGNDSGNLDADQLTLETKNIYLDFNEPNTSTNFKVGMQPWTDAYGSLFLSADMTGVYATKKFDPATVSLGWFRFDDNTLPTGTNTGAGQFTADLIVLDGKFALNKDMTVGASYYNIQNDTGARLGAAATPGVGDFELLHMLGVNADLKFGDVVVKPFAAYQFGELNANDDISAYVLGASGKVKVGPGAVNFAGYYLSGDKNTTGDTDSFQTVTAATTYFNPANMWLLVRPNQATNTSTSVLNNDMTAEGRGTYGVFAGYEGTANKVFYNANLGYMATSEKRAGEKSSLGTEVNAQVGYKIYDNLSTSVAAAYVFLGDAFDDPAGNPDDPYLFNVQVSYLF
- the mce gene encoding methylmalonyl-CoA epimerase, which encodes MLSKINHIGVAVTSLEEALPFYRDSLGMTFSGTEEVPSQLVRVAFLSVGESKIELLEPTSPESPVAKFLEKNGPGVHHVAYGVEDIEAAIASLVAKGTRMIDAVPRNGAHGARIAFIHPKSSGGVLTELCEADHHSH
- a CDS encoding acyl-CoA mutase large subunit family protein; its protein translation is MSIDEKKQAWQSAVEKSMAKAPERKSSFRNSSDIELDRCFAPEFEYPGYEENLGFPGQFPFTRGVQPTMYRGRFWTMRQYAGFGNAAESNERYKYLLSAGQTGLSIAFDLPTQMGYDSDASMSRGEVGKVGVAIDSLADMEVLFDGIPLDKVSTSMTINSTASILLAMYIAVAEKQGVSADKISGTIQNDILKEYMARGTYIYPPKESMRIITDIFAYCKDNVPKWNTISISGYHIREAGSSAVQEVAFTLADGIAYVEAAVKAGLDVDEFAPRLAFFFNAHNDLLEEVAKFRAARRMWARIMRDRFKAKDPRSQMLRFHTQTAGCTLTAQQPDNNIMRVTLQALAAVLGGTQSLHTNSRDEALALPTEESVRIALRTQQVIAYESGVADSIDPLAGSFMVEALTDKIEAQALAYIEKIDALGGAVEAISRGFQQKEIQDSAYAYQRSIEKNETIIVGVNKFTVEEGAPQGLLKVTDEVEVKQKASLAKMKEGRDSAKVEASLKALEQAARGTDNLMPFILDAVKTYATLGEIANVMRGVFGIHRETVVL